Proteins encoded together in one Pseudomonas arsenicoxydans window:
- a CDS encoding LPS-assembly lipoprotein LptE, with amino-acid sequence MIKRNLLVMGLAVLLSACGFQLRGTGTSELAIKELDLSARNAYGETVTQLRQVLQSSGVKVYTGAPYKLVLTDEQESQRILSYAGAGRTGEYQVTTVLNYDIRGAHDLPLMSDKLEVQKIFLHDGNNLVGSDQEASTAKVETRRELVQRMMLRLSQLTPTQLDQLQQTADAKAKAEAQALEAAQKAEAETPRQSPVQIPQQ; translated from the coding sequence ATGATCAAACGCAATTTGCTGGTGATGGGCCTCGCAGTCCTGTTGAGCGCCTGCGGTTTCCAGCTGCGCGGCACTGGCACCTCCGAACTGGCGATCAAGGAACTCGACCTGAGCGCCCGCAACGCTTACGGCGAAACCGTGACGCAACTGCGTCAGGTCCTGCAAAGCAGCGGCGTCAAGGTTTACACCGGTGCACCGTACAAACTGGTGCTGACTGACGAGCAGGAAAGCCAGCGCATTCTGAGCTACGCCGGTGCCGGTCGTACTGGCGAATACCAGGTGACCACCGTGCTGAACTACGACATCCGTGGTGCACACGACCTGCCGTTGATGAGCGACAAGCTTGAAGTGCAGAAAATCTTTCTCCACGACGGCAACAACTTGGTGGGTTCCGATCAGGAAGCGAGCACTGCCAAGGTGGAAACCCGGCGCGAACTGGTTCAACGCATGATGCTGCGCCTGTCACAGCTGACTCCGACTCAGTTGGACCAGCTGCAACAGACTGCTGACGCCAAGGCCAAGGCCGAAGCCCAGGCACTGGAAGCCGCGCAGAAGGCTGAAGCGGAAACCCCGCGTCAGTCGCCCGTCCAAATTCCGCAGCAATAA
- a CDS encoding septal ring lytic transglycosylase RlpA family protein, translating into MRALPMSKPLKLMAFAALAVLLASCSTSRAPTQKSSTAIRATPGLDINRAHKDGAPWWDVDVSRIPDATPTLHSGPYKANPYTVLGKTYFPLQDSKTYVASGTASWYGTKFHGQNTANGEVYDLYGMSAAHKTLPLPSYVRVTNLDNNKSVILRVNDRGPFYSDRIIDLSYAAAKKLGYAEIGTARVKVEGIDPQQWWAQKGRPAPLMLNEPQVAQNAAPTITASAGTVEQWTPPPQQHAAAVVPVQLDAKKNASVPASGQYLQVGAFANPDAAELLRSKLSGMVSAPVFISSIVRNQQTLHRVRLGPIGSPGEIQQVQNSVRLANLGSPSLVTAE; encoded by the coding sequence ATGCGGGCATTGCCTATGAGTAAACCCCTGAAGCTGATGGCATTTGCCGCATTGGCGGTGCTGCTTGCCAGTTGTTCGACCAGCCGCGCGCCGACGCAAAAGTCTTCGACCGCCATCCGCGCCACGCCAGGCCTGGACATCAACCGGGCTCACAAGGACGGCGCGCCGTGGTGGGACGTCGACGTGTCGCGCATTCCGGATGCCACACCGACCCTGCACTCCGGCCCTTACAAGGCCAACCCTTATACAGTGCTGGGCAAGACCTACTTCCCGCTGCAAGACTCCAAGACCTATGTCGCCTCGGGCACCGCGTCGTGGTACGGCACCAAGTTTCACGGCCAGAACACCGCCAACGGCGAAGTGTATGACCTGTACGGCATGAGCGCCGCGCACAAGACTTTGCCACTGCCGAGTTACGTCCGGGTGACCAACCTGGACAACAACAAGAGCGTGATCCTGCGGGTCAATGACCGTGGGCCGTTCTACTCGGACCGAATCATTGACTTGTCCTACGCTGCCGCCAAAAAGCTTGGTTATGCAGAAATCGGTACGGCGCGGGTCAAGGTTGAAGGCATCGATCCGCAACAGTGGTGGGCACAGAAAGGCCGTCCGGCGCCTTTGATGCTCAACGAGCCACAAGTAGCGCAAAATGCCGCGCCGACGATTACCGCATCGGCCGGTACCGTCGAGCAATGGACGCCACCGCCGCAGCAGCATGCTGCGGCCGTTGTGCCCGTTCAGCTTGATGCAAAAAAAAACGCTTCTGTACCAGCCTCTGGCCAGTATCTGCAGGTGGGCGCGTTCGCCAACCCGGACGCTGCAGAACTCCTGAGATCGAAGCTCAGCGGGATGGTGAGCGCTCCGGTGTTCATCAGCTCGATCGTGCGCAATCAACAGACGCTGCATCGGGTGCGTCTGGGGCCGATCGGTTCGCCGGGTGAAATCCAGCAGGTGCAGAACAGCGTGCGTCTGGCCAATCTCGGTTCGCCGAGCCTGGTCACCGCCGAGTAA
- the mltB gene encoding lytic murein transglycosylase B, with product MQVVHGWATRYAPWVGLVSILGTAQDALAGDYEGSPQVAEFVGEMTRDYGFAGEQLMGVFREAERKQSILDAISKPAERVKQWNEYRPMFITDARIARGVDFWRQHEAVLARAEKEYGVPAQVIVSIIGVETFFGRNTGNFRVIDALSTLGFDYPPRAEFFRKELREFLLLAREEQVDPLTLKGSYAGAMGLPQFMPSSFRAYAVDFDGDGHINIWTNPDDAIGSVASYFKLHGWVAGEPVVSRADVRGEQVDEGLTTGIEPTKTVGELRALGWSSHDALRDDMPVTAFRLEGDNGSEYWMGLKNFYAITRYNRSVMYAMAVHQLSEQLVQARGVK from the coding sequence ATGCAAGTAGTGCATGGCTGGGCGACTCGATACGCGCCGTGGGTCGGCCTGGTAAGCATCCTTGGCACAGCGCAGGACGCGCTGGCCGGCGATTACGAAGGCTCACCCCAGGTGGCCGAATTCGTCGGTGAAATGACCCGCGACTACGGTTTTGCTGGTGAACAGCTGATGGGCGTGTTCCGCGAAGCCGAGCGCAAGCAGTCGATTCTTGACGCGATCTCGAAACCCGCCGAACGCGTCAAGCAGTGGAACGAATACCGCCCGATGTTCATCACCGACGCGCGCATCGCCCGTGGCGTGGACTTCTGGCGTCAACACGAGGCCGTACTGGCGCGTGCCGAGAAGGAATACGGTGTGCCGGCCCAGGTCATCGTTTCGATTATCGGCGTTGAGACCTTTTTCGGTCGCAATACCGGAAATTTCCGGGTGATCGACGCCTTGTCGACCCTGGGTTTCGACTATCCTCCCCGTGCCGAATTCTTCCGCAAGGAATTGCGTGAGTTCCTGTTGCTGGCCCGGGAAGAACAGGTCGACCCATTGACCCTCAAAGGCTCCTACGCCGGGGCAATGGGCTTGCCGCAGTTCATGCCGAGCAGTTTCCGCGCTTATGCAGTGGACTTCGACGGTGATGGCCACATAAATATCTGGACCAATCCGGACGATGCCATTGGCAGCGTCGCCAGTTATTTCAAGCTACACGGCTGGGTTGCCGGCGAACCGGTGGTCAGTCGCGCCGATGTTCGTGGCGAGCAAGTGGACGAAGGTTTGACGACGGGCATCGAGCCGACTAAAACGGTCGGGGAGTTGCGAGCCTTGGGCTGGTCGAGTCATGATGCGCTGCGCGATGATATGCCGGTTACGGCTTTCCGCCTGGAAGGCGATAATGGCTCCGAATACTGGATGGGCCTGAAGAATTTTTACGCAATCACGCGTTATAACCGCAGCGTGATGTACGCCATGGCGGTACATCAACTGTCTGAACAGCTTGTCCAAGCACGGGGCGTCAAGTAA
- the rodA gene encoding rod shape-determining protein RodA yields MRRRATLLQRLHIDGPLLILLLTLAAGSLFVLYSASGKSWDLLAKQATSFGIGLVSMIVIAQFEPRFMARWVPIGYVLGVLLLVVVDVMGHNAMGATRWINIPGVIRFQPSEFMKILMPATIAWYLSKRTLPPQLKHVAVSLFLIGLPFILIVRQPDLGTSLLILAGGAFVLFMGGLRWRWILSVIAAAVPVAVAMWFFIMHDYQKQRILTFLDPESDPLGTGWNIIQSKAAIGSGGVFGKGWLLGTQSHLDFLPESHTDFIIAVLGEEFGLVGICALLLIYLLLIGRGLVITAQAQTLFGKLLAGSLTMTFFVYVFVNIGMVSGLLPVVGVPLPFISYGGTSLVTLMSAFGVLMSIHTHRKWIAQV; encoded by the coding sequence ATGCGTCGTCGTGCCACGCTGTTGCAACGTCTGCACATCGATGGCCCGTTGTTGATACTGCTGCTGACCCTCGCCGCCGGCAGCCTGTTCGTGCTGTATTCGGCCAGTGGCAAGAGCTGGGATTTGCTGGCCAAGCAAGCCACCTCGTTCGGTATCGGGCTGGTGTCCATGATCGTCATCGCCCAGTTCGAACCGCGCTTCATGGCTCGCTGGGTGCCGATCGGCTATGTGCTCGGCGTGCTGTTGCTGGTGGTGGTGGATGTCATGGGCCACAACGCCATGGGCGCCACGCGCTGGATCAACATCCCCGGGGTAATCCGCTTTCAGCCTTCGGAGTTCATGAAGATCCTGATGCCGGCAACCATCGCCTGGTACTTGTCCAAGCGCACGCTGCCGCCGCAACTCAAGCATGTCGCCGTCAGTCTGTTTCTGATCGGGTTGCCCTTTATTCTTATCGTGCGTCAGCCCGACCTCGGCACCTCGCTGCTGATCCTGGCCGGCGGCGCTTTCGTCTTGTTCATGGGTGGCCTGCGCTGGCGCTGGATCCTCAGCGTGATTGCCGCTGCGGTGCCGGTGGCCGTGGCGATGTGGTTCTTCATCATGCACGACTACCAGAAGCAGCGAATCCTGACGTTCCTCGATCCGGAAAGTGATCCATTGGGCACTGGCTGGAACATCATTCAGTCCAAGGCCGCCATCGGTTCCGGCGGTGTGTTCGGCAAGGGCTGGCTGCTCGGCACCCAGTCGCACCTGGACTTCCTGCCGGAAAGCCACACCGACTTCATTATTGCGGTGCTGGGCGAAGAGTTCGGCCTGGTGGGCATTTGCGCCCTGCTGCTGATTTACCTGTTGTTGATCGGTCGTGGACTGGTCATTACCGCCCAGGCCCAGACATTGTTCGGCAAATTGCTCGCTGGCAGCCTGACCATGACGTTTTTTGTTTACGTTTTCGTCAACATCGGTATGGTCAGTGGCCTGTTGCCGGTTGTGGGGGTGCCGTTGCCGTTCATTAGCTACGGAGGAACTTCGCTAGTGACACTAATGTCAGCGTTTGGGGTTTTGATGTCGATCCATACCCATCGTAAGTGGATCGCACAGGTTTGA
- the holA gene encoding DNA polymerase III subunit delta: MKLAPAQLAKHLQGPLAPVYIISGDDPLLCQEAADAIRAAARQQGFDERQVFSADASFDWGTLLQAGASMSLFAEKRLLELRLPSGKPGDKGAAAFIEYCARPAEDTVLLISLPKLDGSAQKTKWGKALVEGQQTQFVQIWPVDANQLPSWIRQRLSQAGLSASQDAVELIAARVEGNLLAAAQEIEKLKLMAEGGQITVETVQAAVADSARFDVFGLTDAILNGEAAHALRILEGLRGEGVEPPVILWALARELRLLANLSLQYSQGVPLDKAFSQARPPVWDKRKPLMSKALQRYSAPRWAQLLLEAQRIDAQIKGQAAGSPWMSLSRLSLLMAGQRLSLPAE; the protein is encoded by the coding sequence ATGAAACTTGCCCCCGCCCAACTCGCTAAACACCTGCAAGGTCCGCTTGCACCCGTCTATATCATCAGCGGCGATGACCCGTTGTTGTGCCAGGAAGCCGCCGACGCTATCCGCGCCGCCGCTCGCCAGCAAGGCTTTGATGAACGCCAGGTCTTCTCCGCCGACGCCAGTTTCGACTGGGGCACGCTGCTGCAGGCCGGTGCCAGCATGTCGCTGTTTGCCGAAAAGCGTCTATTGGAACTGCGCTTGCCATCCGGCAAACCCGGTGACAAAGGCGCCGCCGCGTTTATCGAGTACTGCGCGCGCCCGGCCGAAGACACGGTGCTGTTGATCAGTCTGCCCAAGCTGGACGGCAGCGCGCAAAAAACCAAGTGGGGCAAGGCGCTGGTCGAAGGTCAGCAGACGCAGTTCGTGCAGATCTGGCCGGTGGATGCCAACCAGTTACCGAGCTGGATCCGTCAACGGCTTTCCCAGGCAGGGCTTTCGGCTAGCCAGGATGCGGTCGAACTGATCGCTGCGCGGGTCGAAGGCAATCTGCTGGCCGCTGCCCAGGAAATCGAAAAGCTCAAACTGATGGCCGAAGGTGGCCAGATCACCGTCGAAACCGTGCAAGCCGCAGTGGCCGACAGTGCCCGTTTCGATGTCTTCGGCCTGACCGACGCGATTCTCAATGGCGAAGCCGCCCATGCGCTGCGCATCCTCGAAGGGTTGCGCGGTGAAGGTGTCGAACCACCGGTGATTCTCTGGGCGCTGGCCCGGGAGCTGCGCCTTTTGGCCAACCTGTCGTTGCAATACAGCCAGGGCGTGCCGCTGGACAAAGCCTTCAGCCAGGCCCGACCGCCGGTCTGGGACAAACGCAAACCGCTGATGAGCAAAGCCCTGCAACGCTACTCGGCGCCACGCTGGGCGCAGTTGTTGCTGGAAGCCCAGCGTATCGATGCACAAATCAAAGGCCAGGCTGCCGGGTCGCCATGGATGAGTTTGAGTCGGTTATCGTTGTTGATGGCGGGCCAACGATTGTCGTTGCCTGCTGAGTAA
- the lipB gene encoding lipoyl(octanoyl) transferase LipB — protein MPGTLGFRELGQMAYEPVWHAMQRFTNERGSNAADEIWLVEHPPVFTQGQAGKAEHLLLPGDIPVVQVDRGGQVTYHGPGQLVAYLLLDVRKLGFGVRDLVTRMEHCLIELLASYGVTANAKPDAPGVYVEGAKIASLGLRIRHGCSFHGLALNVDMDLEPFRRINPCGYAGLAMTQLSDHAGSIEFAEVSARLRAQLVKHLDYAEQTTLTGGID, from the coding sequence ATGCCCGGCACGCTGGGCTTTCGCGAGCTGGGTCAGATGGCTTACGAGCCGGTCTGGCATGCCATGCAGCGCTTCACCAACGAACGCGGCAGCAATGCCGCGGACGAGATCTGGCTGGTTGAACATCCTCCTGTGTTCACCCAGGGCCAGGCCGGCAAAGCCGAGCACTTGTTGCTGCCGGGGGATATCCCGGTGGTGCAGGTCGATCGCGGCGGTCAGGTGACTTATCACGGTCCCGGCCAATTGGTGGCCTACCTGTTGCTCGACGTTCGCAAGCTGGGTTTCGGCGTGCGTGACCTGGTCACCCGCATGGAACACTGCCTGATCGAGTTGCTGGCCAGCTATGGCGTTACTGCCAACGCCAAGCCAGACGCGCCGGGTGTCTACGTCGAGGGGGCAAAAATTGCCTCCCTGGGCCTGCGGATCCGCCACGGTTGTTCCTTTCATGGCCTGGCCCTGAACGTGGATATGGACCTGGAACCGTTTCGACGGATTAATCCCTGCGGTTACGCCGGGCTGGCAATGACCCAGCTGAGCGATCACGCAGGATCGATTGAATTTGCCGAGGTAAGTGCCCGGCTGCGCGCGCAGCTCGTCAAACACCTCGACTATGCTGAGCAGACGACCCTAACGGGCGGAATCGACTGA
- a CDS encoding lytic murein transglycosylase, protein MPLRLSRRWPLRQLIAASSLILLVACAEKPTAADAQPLQTLPVATAPAVIPPVVPADENLDIQPTQTFAEWQAGFRKEALAAGIRADVFDRAFANVSFDESVIRADRSQPEFARPVWEYLDGALSPLRVRKGQTLVNQYADILQSIEQRYGVDRQALVSVWGMESNFGQFQGTKSVINSLATLAYEGRRPGFAQAQLIAALQILQQGDITPEKMLGSWAGAMGQTQFIPTTYNTHAVDFDGDGRRDIWGSPADALASTAHYLQSSGWQKGQPWGFEVQLPGTFNYVLADGILRKSVAEWLQLGVSLPNGAQVPAGSEHLSAALLLPAGYRGPAFLVLDNFRAILKYNNSSSYALAVSLLSERFTGGGLISGTWPKDDLPLSRTERIELQSLLSAQNYDAGTPDGIIGANTRKAIRSAQQSFGWPADGYPTHKLLEGLRNR, encoded by the coding sequence ATGCCCCTTCGTCTTTCCCGTCGCTGGCCCTTACGCCAACTGATTGCTGCTTCCAGCCTCATACTACTTGTCGCCTGCGCGGAAAAACCGACCGCCGCGGACGCCCAACCGCTTCAGACCCTTCCCGTCGCGACAGCCCCTGCGGTCATTCCGCCCGTGGTGCCTGCCGATGAAAACCTCGACATCCAGCCCACCCAGACCTTCGCTGAATGGCAGGCGGGTTTTCGCAAAGAGGCGCTGGCTGCCGGGATTCGCGCTGACGTGTTCGACCGCGCTTTCGCCAATGTCAGCTTCGACGAGAGCGTGATCCGCGCCGACCGCAGCCAACCGGAATTCGCACGCCCCGTGTGGGAATACCTTGATGGCGCCCTTTCGCCGCTTCGGGTACGCAAAGGCCAAACACTGGTCAACCAATACGCCGACATTCTGCAAAGCATCGAACAGCGCTATGGCGTCGACCGCCAGGCGCTGGTGTCGGTGTGGGGCATGGAGAGCAATTTCGGACAGTTCCAGGGCACCAAGTCGGTGATCAACTCCCTGGCAACCCTGGCCTATGAAGGCCGGCGCCCAGGCTTTGCTCAGGCGCAATTGATCGCCGCCCTGCAGATCCTGCAACAAGGCGACATCACGCCAGAGAAAATGCTCGGTTCCTGGGCCGGCGCCATGGGCCAGACCCAGTTCATCCCGACCACCTACAACACCCACGCCGTGGATTTCGATGGCGACGGTCGCCGCGACATCTGGGGCAGCCCCGCCGATGCATTGGCTTCGACCGCGCATTACCTGCAAAGCTCCGGCTGGCAGAAAGGCCAGCCGTGGGGTTTCGAAGTGCAGCTGCCAGGCACTTTCAACTATGTGCTGGCCGATGGCATCCTGCGCAAGAGCGTTGCCGAATGGCTGCAACTAGGCGTCTCGCTTCCCAATGGCGCCCAGGTTCCGGCGGGCTCCGAACACCTGTCAGCCGCCCTGCTGCTGCCGGCCGGTTATCGTGGCCCGGCGTTCCTGGTGCTCGACAACTTCCGCGCGATTCTCAAGTACAACAACTCCTCGTCCTATGCGCTGGCCGTGAGCCTGTTATCCGAGCGATTCACTGGTGGAGGTTTGATCAGCGGCACTTGGCCAAAAGATGATTTGCCGCTGAGCCGTACCGAACGTATCGAACTGCAAAGCTTGTTGAGCGCGCAGAACTACGATGCAGGCACGCCGGATGGCATCATTGGTGCCAACACCCGCAAAGCGATCCGCAGCGCACAGCAGTCGTTTGGCTGGCCAGCGGATGGGTATCCGACGCACAAGTTGCTGGAAGGACTGCGTAACCGCTAA
- the lipA gene encoding lipoyl synthase: MTTDAVQTMIPTLDVTERPAPRAKVEAGVKLRGAEKVARIPVKIIPTTELPKKPDWIRVRIPISPEVDRIKALLRKHKLHSVCEEASCPNLGECFSGGTATFMIMGDICTRRCPFCDVGHGRPKPLDVNEPESLAIAIADLKLKYVVITSVDRDDLRDGGAQHFADCIREIRKLSPNVQLETLVPDYRGRMDVALEITAAEPPDVFNHNLETVPRLYKAARPGSDYQWSLTLLQRFKQMMPHIPTKSGLMLGLGETDEEVIEVMKRMREHDIDMLTLGQYLQPSRSHLPVQRFVHPDTFAWFAEEGYKMGFKNVASGPLVRSSYHADEQAKLVKAELMSS; the protein is encoded by the coding sequence ATGACTACTGATGCAGTGCAAACCATGATCCCGACGCTTGATGTTACCGAGCGTCCGGCCCCGCGTGCCAAGGTTGAAGCCGGCGTCAAGCTGCGCGGCGCCGAGAAGGTTGCACGTATCCCGGTGAAGATCATTCCGACCACCGAACTGCCGAAGAAACCTGACTGGATTCGCGTGCGCATCCCGATTTCCCCGGAAGTCGACCGCATCAAGGCGCTGCTGCGCAAACACAAGCTGCACAGTGTTTGCGAAGAGGCGTCCTGCCCGAACCTGGGTGAGTGCTTCTCCGGTGGCACCGCGACCTTCATGATCATGGGCGACATCTGCACCCGTCGCTGCCCGTTCTGCGACGTTGGCCACGGTCGTCCGAAGCCACTGGACGTCAATGAGCCAGAAAGCCTGGCCATCGCCATCGCCGACCTCAAGCTCAAGTACGTGGTGATTACCTCGGTTGACCGCGACGACCTGCGCGACGGCGGTGCCCAGCACTTTGCCGACTGCATCCGCGAGATCCGCAAGCTGTCGCCGAATGTTCAGCTCGAAACCCTGGTCCCGGACTACCGTGGCCGTATGGACGTCGCGCTGGAAATCACCGCTGCCGAGCCGCCGGATGTGTTCAACCACAACCTGGAAACGGTGCCGCGCCTGTACAAGGCTGCGCGTCCGGGTTCGGACTACCAGTGGTCGCTGACCCTGCTGCAACGTTTCAAGCAGATGATGCCGCACATTCCGACCAAATCCGGCTTGATGCTGGGCCTGGGCGAAACCGACGAAGAAGTCATCGAAGTCATGAAGCGCATGCGCGAGCACGACATCGACATGCTGACTCTGGGCCAGTACCTGCAACCGTCCCGCAGTCACTTGCCGGTCCAGCGTTTCGTGCACCCGGATACCTTCGCCTGGTTCGCCGAGGAAGGTTACAAGATGGGCTTCAAGAACGTCGCTTCCGGTCCGCTGGTACGTTCCTCGTACCACGCAGACGAACAGGCGAAGCTGGTCAAGGCCGAGCTGATGTCGTCCTGA
- the arfA gene encoding alternative ribosome rescue factor ArfA: MSKKPSKSGPNKAKSIIAQPLFRSRQERAGKGKGSYRREAFQSNSWEASYFLAA; encoded by the coding sequence ATGAGCAAAAAGCCATCTAAAAGTGGCCCCAACAAGGCCAAATCCATCATCGCCCAGCCACTGTTCCGCAGCCGTCAGGAACGAGCCGGCAAGGGCAAAGGCAGCTACCGCCGCGAAGCCTTCCAGTCTAATAGCTGGGAGGCTTCTTACTTTCTGGCGGCCTGA
- a CDS encoding D-alanyl-D-alanine carboxypeptidase family protein, whose translation MNITTFAKRLFLLVPLLLSPAAFAVEMMPSPPQLAAKAYVLMDASSGNVLVENNGDQRLPPASLTKLMTAYIATLEIRRGQIGENDPVTVSENAWRTGGSRMFIKVGSQVTVSDLLHGIIIQSGNDASVALSEHIAGSEDAFADLMNKTVADLGMTNTHFMNPTGLPNPEHYSSAHDMAVLARAIIHEDPAHYAIYSQKEFFWNGIKQPNRNLLLWRDKTVDGLKTGHTDEAGYCMVSSAVRDGMRLIAVVFGTNSEVARASETQKLLTYGFRFFETQTFYQKGAELAQAPVWKGSTNQVKAGLAEDLTMTLPKGQLKKLAASMTMNPQLVAPIAKGDVIGKVEVKLDDKVVHSADLIALDAVEEGGIFRRMWDSIRLFFYGLFN comes from the coding sequence ATGAACATCACCACCTTTGCCAAACGCCTGTTCCTGCTAGTCCCGCTACTCCTCTCGCCAGCCGCTTTCGCGGTCGAGATGATGCCATCGCCACCACAATTGGCGGCTAAAGCCTATGTGCTCATGGATGCCAGCAGCGGCAATGTGCTGGTCGAGAACAACGGTGACCAGCGTCTGCCTCCGGCCAGCCTGACCAAACTGATGACCGCGTACATCGCTACGCTGGAAATCCGTCGTGGCCAGATCGGTGAAAACGATCCGGTGACCGTCAGCGAAAACGCCTGGCGTACCGGCGGTTCGCGGATGTTCATCAAGGTCGGCTCGCAGGTCACTGTCAGCGATCTGCTGCACGGCATCATCATTCAGTCGGGTAACGACGCCAGTGTTGCGCTTTCCGAGCACATCGCCGGCAGCGAAGATGCTTTCGCCGACCTGATGAACAAAACCGTGGCCGACCTGGGCATGACCAACACCCACTTCATGAACCCGACCGGTCTGCCGAACCCTGAGCACTACTCGTCGGCTCACGACATGGCTGTGCTGGCTCGCGCGATCATCCACGAAGACCCGGCTCACTATGCGATCTACTCGCAGAAAGAGTTCTTCTGGAACGGCATCAAGCAACCTAACCGCAACCTGCTGCTGTGGCGCGACAAGACTGTCGACGGTCTGAAAACCGGTCACACCGACGAAGCAGGCTATTGCATGGTGTCTTCGGCTGTACGTGACGGCATGCGCCTGATCGCCGTGGTGTTCGGCACCAACAGCGAAGTGGCTCGCGCCTCCGAGACCCAGAAGTTGCTGACCTACGGTTTCCGTTTCTTCGAAACCCAGACCTTCTATCAGAAAGGTGCCGAGCTGGCTCAGGCGCCTGTCTGGAAGGGCAGCACCAATCAAGTCAAGGCCGGCCTAGCTGAAGACCTGACCATGACCCTGCCAAAAGGCCAGCTGAAAAAGCTCGCCGCCAGCATGACCATGAACCCGCAACTGGTTGCGCCAATCGCCAAGGGCGACGTGATCGGTAAAGTCGAAGTGAAACTGGACGACAAGGTGGTGCACAGCGCTGACCTGATCGCCCTGGACGCTGTCGAGGAGGGTGGTATCTTCCGTCGCATGTGGGATAGCATCCGTCTATTCTTCTACGGCTTGTTCAACTGA
- a CDS encoding DUF493 domain-containing protein, translating to MTDTEVKAPKIEFPNVDYPVKVISDTGAGNKDRIIEIVKKHATVNDERVDERQSTNGKYTTIQLHIVATDQDQLYNINSELRATGFVHMVL from the coding sequence ATGACCGATACCGAAGTAAAGGCGCCTAAGATCGAATTCCCCAATGTTGATTACCCGGTTAAGGTGATCAGCGATACGGGTGCAGGCAACAAAGACAGGATCATCGAGATCGTCAAGAAACACGCGACAGTCAACGATGAGCGCGTTGATGAGCGCCAAAGCACCAACGGCAAGTACACCACGATTCAGTTGCACATCGTCGCCACCGATCAGGACCAGCTGTACAACATCAACAGCGAACTGCGGGCTACCGGCTTCGTGCACATGGTGTTGTGA